In Trichomycterus rosablanca isolate fTriRos1 chromosome 4, fTriRos1.hap1, whole genome shotgun sequence, one DNA window encodes the following:
- the LOC134311756 gene encoding RING finger protein 11-like yields the protein MGNCFKSPTTDDISLLHESQSDRISTEDGAEADLEPPPPYEEQSHMPVYHLTPSQTCLATQLTEEEQIRIAQRIGLIQHLPRGVFDGGKDGSEKKIRECVICMMDFVFGDPIRFLPCMHIYHMDCIDDWLMRSFTCPSCMEPVDAALLSTYENN from the exons ATGGGTAACTGTTTTAAATCTCCTACTACAGATGACATTTCTTTACTCCATGAGTCTCAGTCAGACAGAATCAGTACAGAAGATGGAGCAGAAGCAGATTTAGAACCTCCTCCACCATATGAG GAACAGTCCCACATGCCCGTGTACCACCTGACACCCAGTCAGACGTGTTTGGCCACCCAGCTGACGGAGGAGGAGCAGATCCGCATTGCCCAGCGCATCGGCCTCATCCAGCACCTTCCCAGGGGGGTGTTTGATGGCGGGAAGGACGGCTCTGAGAAGAAGATTCGAGA GTGCGTGATTTGCATGATGGACTTTGTATTCGGCGACCCGATCAGATTCCTCCCCTGCATGCATATCTACCACATGGACTGTATAGACGACTGGCTGATGCGCTCCTTCACCTGTCCGTCCTGCATGGAACCGGTGGACGCTGCACTTCTGTCCACCTACGAAAACAACTGA